One window of the Candidatus Angelobacter sp. genome contains the following:
- a CDS encoding prepilin-type N-terminal cleavage/methylation domain-containing protein — translation MKKPRLQERLSWLKNKMSRRAFTLIELLVVIAIIAILAALLLPALAKSKDQAQMTVDRNNVKQILLSSHLYSQDDNDYLAHPTWGGIDGGSPGPDGWAYATKNNGRSASLPATAGIISGNCAGRDVSSTQFSNQISFFKIGQLGPYVSDYHVMWCPKDVATRHVGDPKKIGTLAYNWIQRPVKVTSYCWNGTIGGYVGTKGSAFNPDGRTFKVTDFLPSTDWQFWEQNESDPFYFNDAGNNPESIGETISLRHAGIASWWTLPVLTARSLKGGALVGMFDGHGELVPWSRCHDLVTKKIPAPNDILNGPRYR, via the coding sequence ATGAAAAAACCTCGCCTTCAAGAACGACTTTCATGGCTCAAGAACAAGATGTCGCGCCGGGCCTTTACGCTCATTGAGCTATTGGTGGTGATCGCCATCATCGCCATTCTGGCCGCGCTGCTTTTGCCGGCTTTGGCGAAGTCAAAGGATCAGGCGCAAATGACGGTTGACCGGAACAACGTGAAGCAAATCCTCTTATCGAGTCATCTGTATTCCCAGGACGATAACGACTATTTGGCGCACCCGACGTGGGGAGGCATTGATGGAGGCAGCCCGGGTCCCGACGGATGGGCGTACGCGACAAAAAACAATGGTCGAAGTGCTAGCTTGCCTGCCACTGCCGGAATCATTAGTGGTAATTGCGCGGGGCGGGACGTCAGTTCGACGCAGTTCAGCAATCAGATCTCGTTTTTCAAAATTGGCCAACTCGGACCTTACGTGAGCGATTATCACGTCATGTGGTGCCCGAAGGATGTGGCCACCCGGCATGTCGGCGACCCCAAAAAAATCGGAACACTTGCCTACAACTGGATACAGCGGCCGGTAAAAGTGACTTCTTACTGTTGGAATGGCACGATCGGAGGATACGTGGGCACCAAAGGAAGCGCATTCAACCCGGACGGCAGAACCTTCAAGGTAACGGATTTCCTCCCATCGACCGACTGGCAGTTCTGGGAGCAGAATGAAAGTGACCCTTTTTATTTCAACGACGCAGGCAACAACCCCGAGTCAATCGGTGAGACGATTTCCCTGCGTCACGCGGGAATTGCGAGCTGGTGGACGCTCCCGGTACTCACCGCAAGAAGCCTCAAAGGCGGCGCGCTGGTGGGCATGTTTGATGGTCACGGTGAACTTGTGCCGTGGAGCAGATGCCATGATCTGGTGACGAAGAAAATACCTGCGCCAAATGACATTTTGAACGGGCCGCGTTACAGGTAA